In the Populus trichocarpa isolate Nisqually-1 chromosome 8, P.trichocarpa_v4.1, whole genome shotgun sequence genome, TAATAGTAAGAGGTTTCTTGATGCTGTTAGGAGTTACTGGATGCCAAGATTGATTCAGAAAATAGAGCAggcttcttattcttcttccttGACAACACTTGATTCACCAGCTGATCGTGAAGTCAGGTCTACATCATCCAATCCCCCAGTTCATAATTCCTCGCCAACGTTGCTATGCCCTCCAGAAAGCAGATTTACACACTGCTCAAATCCTGGCAGTGAAAATTCATTCTCATTCACAAGCCCCTATCTTCTTTCTACAAATTCCAACACGATATCACAGCAGCCTGATGAAATTCTTGAAAACCCATCTTGTTCACCTCTACTTGGTGATACTGTCTGCAACAACTTGATTCTGAGTGACACTTACAATAAGGAGGGCAGTAGCTATGACATGGATGTATTCAATGTGGCTTCTGCTGGTATGGGCACTCATGACAATTCACCACTGGAATGTCAGGTGGCTGAAGGCAATTGGGTGTTTGACAGCGTGGAAGATACTTTATGGAATATGGATGACATGTGGGTTTTTAGGGACTTGAGAGAAACAGGCATCTAATTCTAGGGTGGGGTGGCGGCCCCTGCTATCAAGTTTAGGGTCCTTTCTATTAATCATGCTGACCCAGCCTTGAATACTTATCCGCATTGGATATAGAATAGTTAATAAGTAACTCCAGCATTGTCGTAGCTGTAGAAGGATGTAATAATCTTGCCCCCTATCTATATACGTCTAGAAAGATCAGTAAATATAGCAGTTAATGTTGATTTTAGACCTCAGATGCTTGGTTTTGATGAAGATTATGTGTATcatccttggtttttttatgtaattgtttagttttaatgataatgatatCCTCCGGTAGGATTTCATATACCGTCGACATTCACGTCTGAACTGTTATATGGGTCATTTTCTTGATACCTCCATTCTCAAAGGACTTCCTTGTATGTTTTCACTTCCCTTATTCGACTGAATTCTCTGCACTTACATATCAAATCAATTGCTCTTGACCTCCAATGCTAACGGAAAGAAGAGAAGCCTGAAAAGGTGGTAGTGTGGTAGTCATGGATTTGATGAAATGATGGATGGAACTGACCACACGGGGATTAGATCAGAGGTGGAGTCACATCTCAACATATACAGTACAGGACACTCACGGTTGCTAGGGATGGCTTAGAACAGAAAAGGGTAGCAGGGGTGGTGGGGATGTCAAAATCTCAGAACATCAATTTTCCTTCACGAAGGAAGTGCTGCTCTCCTAGAAATTATTGGTCGTTATCCAAAGAGGTGGTGGCATCTCTAACGAAAGTAACTGAAAGAGAGTAGGGCGTGTTCTTCCACATCATTTCAACATGAAAAGTTATTGGCAGGAGCACTAGCATGAGATGAAAGTTTCCCAGTACTACATTGagttataataaataaattttatccaaAGACAGAGACAAAAGTATCTTTTAATTAAGTCTaatcttaaattaataatagatttccactgtttcttttcttactctttttttttttcttttggtgagAACATACCTTTGTAGatgttctttttgtttctaatatttgatCCTGTATGCGTATCttgtttttgatataatttttatgccGTGTACTTATctgaatattaataattaaactaaaaaaaattatattcttaattaataatcaatcaaatattaaataataaaattaaaaaaaattataataaataaaaaaaccttgtcTATCAAGCTAAGAAGACCTAAAATTCATGGACCTCTAGAAAAAGACTTAAAGTTTCTgagcctaaaaaaaaaaggctaagcACGCGGACCCTGAGCAACCCATGGGTGTGTCCGGgtcttatatatttatttttaattttcttaaggTTGTCATCCATCcttaatgctttaaaaaaaagataataggCGACGCGTCGTTGCACTGCCTAGATTTTGAAAACTAGAGGCTAGTCTATTTCAGACCAAGAAAAGTCCATTTTCAACTAtatttcaacccaaaaaacaCCTCAAACACCTTGTAAACACATTCATAAC is a window encoding:
- the LOC7488366 gene encoding transcription factor MYB62 isoform X1; protein product: MLGVRKRICNPREEESELRRGPWTLEEDTLLTHYITRHGEGRWNMLARGAGLKRTGKSCRLRWLNYLKPDIKRGNLTPQEQLLILELHSKWGNRWSKIAQHLPGRTDNEIKNYWRTKVQKEARQLNIEANSKRFLDAVRSYWMPRLIQKIEQASYSSSLTTLDSPADREVRSTSSNPPVHNSSPTLLCPPESRFTHCSNPGSENSFSFTSPYLLSTNSNTISQQPDEILENPSCSPLLGDTVCNNLILSDTYNKEGSSYDMDVFNVASAGMGTHDNSPLECQVAEGNWVFDSVEDTLWNMDDMWVFRDLRETGI
- the LOC7488366 gene encoding transcription factor MYB62 isoform X2 yields the protein MSRASAPKGLKRTGKSCRLRWLNYLKPDIKRGNLTPQEQLLILELHSKWGNRWSKIAQHLPGRTDNEIKNYWRTKVQKEARQLNIEANSKRFLDAVRSYWMPRLIQKIEQASYSSSLTTLDSPADREVRSTSSNPPVHNSSPTLLCPPESRFTHCSNPGSENSFSFTSPYLLSTNSNTISQQPDEILENPSCSPLLGDTVCNNLILSDTYNKEGSSYDMDVFNVASAGMGTHDNSPLECQVAEGNWVFDSVEDTLWNMDDMWVFRDLRETGI